The proteins below come from a single Capricornis sumatraensis isolate serow.1 chromosome 14, serow.2, whole genome shotgun sequence genomic window:
- the C4BPB gene encoding C4b-binding protein beta chain, protein MFFWLMCYLVDVWLISASDVGHCPDPLLVTDEFSSLEPVNVNDTFMFKCNEHCILKGSNWSQCRENHIWVTHSPVCKSRDCGPPETPTHGYFEGRDFKSGSTITYYCEARYRLVGTQHQQCIDGEWTSAPPICELIQEAPKPAELALEKALLAF, encoded by the exons ATGTTTTTTTGGCTTATGTGCTATCTTGTGGATGTGTGGCTGATTTCTGCCTCAGATG TGGGCCACTGTCCTGACCCCTTGCTGGTAACTGATGAATTCAGTTCCTTGGAGCCTGTGAACGTAAATGACACTTTCATGTTTAAATGCAATGAGCATTGCATCCTCAAGGGCAGCAATTGGAGCCAGTGCCGAGAAAACCACATCTGGGTGACTCACTCTCCTGTCTGCAAAAGCA GAGACTGTGGCCCTCCTGAGACTCCAACTCATGGCTATTTTGAAGGAAGAGATTTTAAGTCAGGATCTACCATCACTTATTACTGTGAAGCAAG GTACCGCCTGGTGGGCACACAGCACCAACAGTGCATTGATGGGGAGTGGACCAGTGCCCCTCCCATCTGTGAGTTGATCCAAGAAGCTCCCAAACCAGCCGAGTTAGCGTTGGAGAAGGCACTT CTTGCCTTTTAG